In the Rhinatrema bivittatum chromosome 6, aRhiBiv1.1, whole genome shotgun sequence genome, one interval contains:
- the PRSS8 gene encoding prostasin, translated as MDFFLFCFTNIVLFMSQGRWGVYSQVNSRIVGGADTNSMDWPWQVSLTYQSYPVCGGTIIGVQWVMTACHCFPPVHSYKDYQIKLGTNQLKIPDANLVVRGIADVIKNPVFKDIGSSGDIALVKLDSPVPFNDYIKPVALPSASSQFPAGMKCFVTGWGEIQQGVSLTSGILQVAEVPIIGQRTCNCLYHINPSDNELHEVHQDMICAGYLDGNKDACQGDSGGPLSCYTQGTWYQVGVVSWGDLCGARNRPGVYIMTSVYADWVRQYVPDVTISDVTIDVTPTPEEAGGCLDADGNFHADTSIGLTAMVSLIFFSLAVHLMVAF; from the exons TCAACAGTCGGATTGTGGGGGGAGCAGATACCAACAGTATGGATTGGCCCTGGCAGGTTAGCTTGACCTATCAGTCTTATCCTGTCTGTGGGGGAACCATCATCGGCGTGCAGTGGGTGATGACAGCTTGCCATTGCTTCCCCCC AGTGCACAGTTATAAAGACTATCAAATCAAGTTGGGGACCAATCAGCTTAAAATTCCAGACGCTAACCTGGTTGTGAGAGGGattgctgatgtcatcaaaaaCCCAGTTTTCAAGGACATAGGATCAAGTGGTGATATTGCACTAGTAAAGCTGGATTCACCGGTGCCCTTCAACGATTACATCAAACCTGTGGCTTTGCCCTCAGCATCTTCTCAGTTCCCAGCTGGCATGAAGTGCTTTGTCACAGGCTGGGGAGAAATTCAGCAAGGAG TATCTCTGACATCAGGTATCCTCCAGGTTGCTGAAGTCCCCATCATCGGGCAGAGAACGTGCAACTGCTTGTACCACATTAATCCTAGCGACAATGAACTTCATGAGGTCCATCAGGACATGATTTGTGCTGGGTACCTTGATGGAAACAAAGATGCCTGTCAG GGTGATTCTGGGGGTCCCCTCTCGTGCTACACGCAGGGGACCTGGTACCAGGTGGGAGTGGTCAGCTGGGGAGACCTGTGTGGCGCGAGGAACCGTCCCGGTGTCTACATCATGACCAGTGTCTATGCAGACTGGGTGCGGCAGTATGTTCCAGATGTGACAATCAGTGATGTCACCATTGATGTCACGCCTACACCAGAGGAGGCAGGTGGCTGCTTGGATGCCGATGGGAACTTTCATGCTGATACCAGTATCGGTCTCACAGCTATGGTATCCCTGATATTCTTCAGCCTGGCTGTGCATCTGATGGTTGCTTTCTAA